From the Brachyspira intermedia PWS/A genome, the window AGTACCAAAAAATGAAATAAATTCAGTTATAGGCTGGGAAAGCGGCGGCGGAAATTTATTTACTTTCAATAATAAGATAGTACGTTTAGCTGATTATGACAGAGAATTTCAAATAAATAATCAATATGAAAACGCTTTGAACCTATCCCAAAAATATTATAATATGCTAAAAACAGCTCCAACTATGGAAGATTATAAAAACTATAATTATTATTTTCTTTATTATAAATCTGTAGCTGATATGATAAAAATGATTAAGGATAAAGGAAATGCATATTTTATGCCTGATAAAGTTTGTACACATTATACATTTGAAGTTGGAAATTAATCTTTAATTACTATTAATTATTATACAGATTTATTTTTTCTATTTTTGAATAATATTAAAACTATAAACATAATTATAGGAAATATTACAGCAAATAATATACCTGTTTTTAATCCTGCTTGTATATAATCGCTATTAATTAATACAAAACTAAATCTGTCAGCAATATTTCTATTATTTGAAACAAGCCCAACAATACCGGGACCTATAGAACAGCCTACATCTCCGGCCAAAGCAAGCAATGCAAACATAGCAGTTCCTCCCCTATTATAATTTTTGGCAGCAAGAGAAAATACAGAAGGCCACATTATAGCAACAGAAAGTCCTGAAATACCGCATCCTATCAATGATAAAAATGCATAAGGACTAAACACAGTTACAAAATACCCTACAGTGCAGAAAAATGCTGATACAATCAAAGCCTTTTCTATATTAATGCTTTCAGACCTCATTCCATAAATAAGTCTTACTATACCCATACAGAATGCGAACATACAAGCACCGAATATATCGCCCACATTCTTATTAACATTAAGTCCTAATTCAGCAAATAATGATACCCATTGTGCTATTGACTGCTCACTTGCCCCAGCACATATCATAAGTATAACAAATACCAAAACTATTTTTACCGATAATAATTTCCTTATAGAAACGGTATTATCACTATTCATATTATCTTCATGAGTTTTTAATACATTAAGAGGTACATTTGAAAATAAAAATATATTGATAAATGGGATAATAGCCCAAATCATAGACATATATCTCCAATTTTCAATGCCGAATATATTGAAATATAAAGTTGAAAATATAACTACAGCCATAGAACCCCAACAGTAAAATGAATGCAGTATATTCATAGCTTTAGTCTTTTGTTTTTCAGGAAGTGCCTCTACGATAGGACTAACTAAAACTTCTATCAATCCTCCGCTTATTGCATTGATAAAAAAGCATACGAGTATTGCAGTATAAGGATCAATATAAAAAGGAAGTATACCAAGTAAAAATAATCCCAAAGCTGAAAATATATGTGCAGCTACTATAGGTATTCTATATCCGATTTTATCTATAAATTTAATTGCCAAAAAATCTATAATCATTTGAACGGCAAAATTAAAAGAAGAAAGCAAACCTATATGAGTTAATGATATATTAAAATCTTTCTGGAACATTATAAAAACTAGAGGAGGAAATATATTTATAATAGCCTGATTCACATATCCTATATAACTAGCATATAATGTATGAGTATAATTAAGTTTCATAAAAAACTCGGTATAATATAAATTGATTTAGAAATATTTTTATTATTTAGAAATAACTTTTCCATCTATATTTGAGAAATGAACATTACCGAAATCTCTGCTGTCATAACCATAATCTCTATTATCAGAAAGCACAAAATATTCATTATAGCCTATGATATAAGGGCCGAAATTATCTCTTGTGGACACTTCAGCATCTAATATCCTACCGTCAAATTCCACATTAGCCCAAGGCTCATTGAGAACTTCTCCATTTATATAAACAACCTTATTTCTTATCTCTATAGTTTCATTTGGAAGCCCTACTACTCTTTTTATTAAATATCTGGTATTTGATATATTAACATTTCCAAAAGTTACAAAATAAACAAAGTATGAAGCAAATCTTTTTAAAAAGAATTCTTTTTCAGTTCTGGGATCTATCATAAATATAATATCTCCCCTCTTAGGCCTTGAAAATATAATAGTTTTTCCGGTAAGAGATGAAACAAAAGGTTTTAATGCAATACCATATCTTAATTTAGAAGTGATTAATATTTCATTAGGCTCTATGGTATTCATCATTGTAGAACTTTTCATTCTATCAATTCTTATAAACAAAGTAAAAATACCAAATAAAACAAAAGCAATAATAAAGCCTAATATCAATCTGGCAACTACCCTATAAAGCAGGCTATTGCTCCTATAATATATAAAGATAAAAGGTTTTAATACAGCTTTGAGTGCATTAAGTTTTTCTTTTTTTAATTCTTCTCTATCATAAGAATAATTCATCTATAATTGATGACCTCTGTAAATTAAAAGTAATTTTTTATGATTTTTTAGCCTGATGCTCACTGTTTTCTAAAGCTGCAGGAACTGCTGGAACTACAATATAACCGTATTCACCGCTTCTGCATAAGTCCATTATTACTTCATTATCTAATGTAGGACCTTGAACATCTTCTCTTAAATATTCAGGTAAATCTATAACATGATATAGAGGATCAATACCATCAACATTAACTTCAAATAATCCTTCTATAAACTCTAAGTCTTTATTTAATCTATCTAACATTTCGTCTTTTTGACTTTCTTCTATTCTTAATCTTGTTTGATATAAAAGAGCTTCTAATTCTTCTCTGTCTGTAGTCATTATTATATCCTTAAAAATTATAATTATAAACATAATATACTATAATCAATAATTTTTCAATAGTTTATATATTTTTTTAATATCATTGATTATCTTTACAAAAAACATAAATTTTATGTTTTTACTATTTAAATTTTATGTAAAACAATGTATCATTTTTCAAAATTAATTAACATAATATTAAATTAATAAGTAAAAAATATACTAAAAAATACCGTTATTTATACTATTGATAAAAATTTTTTGTTAATATAATATTGTAAATATTAATAATAATTCTTAAAAGGTAAAAGGTTTATTTATGAATTTTTTAGAGATAGAATTAAATAAAGATAAAAAAATAATAAGCGAAGATTTTAAATATAGAAAAAGATTAATAGTGGTATTTATAATATCAATATTGGTTGCTGCATTATTATTGATAAGATTATTCTATTTACAAATAATACAAAATGAACATTATGACAGTTTAGCAAGAAACAATAAAGAACAAATTATACCTATAGATGCATACAGGGGTGAAATATACGATAGAAATGGTGTTATAGTAGCAGAAAATATAAAAACATACACGATGTATATGATACCTGTTTATTTACCTAAAAATTATTTTGAAAGAGAAGAATTATTATACAGAGTATCCAAAGTATTTAATATAGATTTAGGACATATAAAGTCTAGTTTGGAAAAAGTATCAAAAAACAGCTATGAATCAGTAGAGATATCAGAAAATATATCAATGTCACAGATGAGTTATTTAGCTGAAAGATCAGAAGAATATCCGGGAGTATACTATGGAAGTAAGTCCATTAGGCATTATCCTCTTGGTGAAACTATGACGCATGTACTTGGATATATAGGAAACATATCTCAAGAAGAATTTGAAAGCAAACAGGCTGAAGGATACAGAAGAAACAGTGTTATAGGTAAAGAAGGCGTTGAACAATTCTATGATAAAGAACTTAGAGGTATAGACGGTTATGAACAATGGATAGTAGACTCAAGAAACAGAGTAAAAGAAACTATAACTCCAGCTATAGGAAAGCCTATACCGGGAAAAAAACTTATATTAAGTATAGATTCTAAAGTACAGAAAGATGCGGAAGATTTAATAAAAGGACAGGTAGGAACTATAATAGTATCAAAACCTACTACAGGTGAAATACTAGCTATGGTAAGTTCTCCTTGGTATGATCCTAACATCTTTATAGGTAAAATAGACAGACAAAAATATGCAGAGCTTATAAATAACCCAGCAAATCCATTCTGGAATAAGGCCATAAGAGGAAGATATCCTCCAGGTTCTACATTCAAACTTGTAACAGCGGTAGGAGCATTAACTGAAAAAAGAATAGGCGTTAATACAACAAGATTCTGTGGCGGCGGTATGCTTCTTGAAAATAGATTCTACAGATGTACAGGTCAGCATGGATATGTAAATATGTATAAAGCTATACAGTATTCATGCAATACATATTTCTATAACCTAGCTTATGAATTAGGACCTAATTTCATTAAAAGATATGCTGAAATGTTAGGTTTCGGAGATGTTACAGGTATAGATTTACCTGGTGAAAAGGTTGGAGTTGTTCCTAGTGCCGATTGGAAAAGAAGAAAAATTGGAGAATATTGGTGGGATGGTGATACTATTCAATACGTTATGGGACAAGGTTATATGTCTGCTACTCCTATAGCGGTTCATATGGCAACTTCAGCTATAATCAATGACGGTGTAATGTACAGACCTCATGTTGTTAAAGAGATAAGAAGTTCTCAAACTGATGAAGTTATATACAATAATGATAAAGTAATAATCAAAAAATTAGATATAGACAAGAATATATTTACAGTAGTAAAAGAAGGTATGAGAATGGCTGTAACAGGTGGTACTGCTAGAAATGGTGCTTGGTCGCCTAATATTAAATTAGCAGCAAAAACAGGTACAGCACAAAACGCACAAGGTAAAGACCATACTTGGGTTACAATATTCGGACCTTATAATCCTAGACCTACTGATGATATGATAGCAGTTACAGTTATGCTTGAGCATAGCGGTGGCGGTGGCGGTACTACTGCAGGTCCTATAGCTACCGCAATGCTTCGTTCTATATTAGGCGGAGAAGATGCTGTAGAGGCTAGAAATGTAATTTATGCTAGAATGCAGTATATATATCAGCAGATAAGACTTGCAAGAGAAAAAATGAGAGCAGAGGCAGAAGCTAAAGCAAATGAAGAAAATGGAGAAACATTAGAAAATATTGACGGAGAACAGCAAAAACAAGAAGAAAAAACTGAAGAAGACGAGAGGATAAAATATGAATGATAAAAAAGAATTAAAAAATTATTTGTCTTCGATTGGAAAATATTAGCAGCTGTAATATTTTTAATGACTGCAGGGGCTATTGCTGTATATTCTTCAACATACTCACCTGAGTCTGGAAAAACTAGCTGGATGTTTTTGAAGTTTATATTCTTCTGTGCCACTGGTATAGTTTTAATATTTATAAGTATGTTTATAAACTATACTAAATTGGCAGAACATAGAATGTCTTTATATATACCTATGCTTGGGGTATTAATATTAGTATTGATACCTGGAATAGGAACTACAGTAAACGGCAGTAGCAGCTGGTTATTTGGTATGCAGCCTTCTGAATTCGGTAAAATAGTTGTTATTATATTCCTAGCCGGTTATTTAGATCAAATAGGAGATAAGATAAAAGAAATAAAATATTTTGCTTTGGCAGGACTTTTTATTTCAATACCTATAGGTTTAGTATTACTTCAGCCTGACTTAGGTACTGTACTTGTATATTGTTTTATAGTATTCATAATGCTTTTTGTGGGCGGCGTTCCTACAAGATATATTATAGCTTTAATAAGTATAGGTGTTATAGGGCTTTCAATACCTATGTTCCTTGAATATAAAAGAATGTCTGATGATATAGATAATATACTATTTAACTTCTTATCTCAAAGAATATATATAGGCTATTTGGCAGGAATATTTTTATTTGTATCTGCCCTACTCCTTACATTGAATTTCTATATGAATAGTAAATATGTTGGTTTATTAGCATTTACTTTCTTTGTATTATTCTTATGTATGGGAGCAGCATTAACTTTTGACATAGGATTAAAAGAGTATCAAAAGCAAAGATTATTAGTATTTATGAACCCTCAATTAACTAGATTAAGTTCCGGTTATAATATAATACAATCTCTCATAGCTGTAGGAAGCGGAGGATTATTTGGAGAAGGATTTTTGAACGGAAGTCAATCACAATTAAACTTCATTCCGCAGCAGGTAAATGACTTCATATTCTCAAATATATGTGAAGAATGGGGATTTATAGGAAGTGCTTTGGTAGTTTTGGCTTATGCTGTTATATTTATAAGAGGAACAATGGCTGCATATTTTGCTAAGGATAGACTCGGAGCTTTGATAGTATCCGGAGTAATAGCTATGTTTTTATGCCATGTTATTATTAATATAGGAATGGTTGTGGGAATGATGCCTATTACAGGATTAACCTTGCCTTTTATAAGCAGCGGAGGTTCATCTATATGGACTTTCTCAATATCAATAGGTTTAATATTTAATGTAGAAGCAAGAAGGTATGTTCATTAAAAGTTGTTATTATGAAAAATAATATTTTAACAGAAAAAATTTTAATTGTAGATTCCAGTATAGACTATGCTAAATTTCTTCAAAACTTTTTGAAAGAATCAGGATATTTATGCTACATAGCTTTATCTTATGATGAGGCTATTACCATGTCTTATGATAAAATACCTGATTGTATATTGGTTGATTATATGCTTCCTAATGCAGGTGCATGCCGACTTTCACAGCATATAAAAAATGATAATATGTTAAAAAATATTACTATACTATTTTTGACAGCAACTAATAGTAAATCTGAATTTTTAAAAGCTTATGAATGCGGTGCTGATGGTTTTTTCTTAAAATCATTAGATACAGATATTCTATTATCAAAAGTAAAATCATATATAAGATTAAAAAAAGCTATAGAATCTAATATAATGTATATGAATATGTTAAAACAGGATATTGAATATGCATCAAAATTGCAGAAATCTATACTCTCTTATGGAAATACTTCAATACCTAAAAATGATATATCTATTTTTCATTATGCTCCTAATGAAGTATCAGGAGATTACAGCGGAATAAAGAGCATTAATGATGGTTGGTACTCTATACTTTTGGCAGATGTATCAGGACATGGTGTAGCTGCTAGTATGCTTACAATACTTATAAAATCTTTTTTTGATTCTCATATTGTAACCAATTCTCATAATACTTCTCCTGCCAATTTCATAAAGGAGTTGAATCAATTTTTTATAGAAGAAAATTTTGATAAGAATTTATTCGCTTCTGTATTTTATGCTACATATAATAATGAAACTGGAGAATTAATATGCTCATCAGCAGGCTCCCCTAAACCATTATTCAAATCCAAAGATGAAATACTTGAAATTGATGTAGGCGGTCCTTTAATAGGAATGACAGAGGATATTGAATACACTGAAACTAAAATACAATTAAATCATAATGATATATTGTTTATATTCACAGATGGTGCTTATGAAATATTTGATAAAGAAGGTAAAATGTTTGGAGATGAACTTTTAAAAAATGTATTCACAAAACATTCACATAAAGATGTTAATGTAATAAAAGACAGCATAATAAAAGAATTAAAATCATTCTCAGATAATATATTATCAGATGACATAAGTATGATAATATTAAGAAGAACTAATTAATAAAATACAAATCATACATTATTAACTAATATAAAACATATTATATCACAATATTTACATCTTTTTGTAAAAAAACAGGATTTATTTACATATTTAATTGACATGTAAAAATATTTTTCTATACTAAGTTAATAAATAGAGTATAGGAGTATTTAAATGAACAATGAAGTAAAAGTAACACAAACATTAGCAGACCCTTCGCCGTATGGTTTATTTGGTCTTGCGGTAATCACATTCGTGGCATCTACACAAAAATTAGGTCTCACTACAGGTGTATCTGGTCTTATACCTTGGGCTATATTTTTGGGTTGTATTCCTCAATTTGTAGCAGCCATTGTTGACTTTAAAAAAGACAATGTATTTGGTGCAACTGTATTCGGAGCTTTTGGAGTATTTTGGTTTGCAGTAGCATTTATTTGGCTTATATCTATGGGAGTATTTGGAGAAGCTATGAAAAGTTCTCTTGATATGAAGCAATTTGGTGTGGTATGCATAGGATATTTCTTTCTTGTAGGTGCTTTAACTTTCGGTGCTGCTGAAGCTCATAAAGTCTTATTCTTTATATTTCTTGCTGTAGATGTACTTCTTATAGCTATGGCATTAAATTATTTAGGAATAGCTCCTAAAGAAACTCAACTTATAGCTGGAATAGCTGAATTTGTTACTGCTTTAATAGGTTTTTATGGATGTGCTGCTGGAGTATTAAATAAAAACTTAGGAAGAGTAGTATTACCTGTTGGAAAGCCACTAGGAATATTCAAAAAATAGTATATATAGTATATTTTAGAAAATAAGGTCATATATAATTATTTATATATGACCTTTTTTATATGATATTTTTATGTAAATAGTAAAAAAATATGATAACTAAATATTTTATTATTACGATAATAATTATGATAACAAAATATTAGTTGACATATTATTGTTTTTTCTATATTATGTTATTATATATTTATCTATTGCAATAAGGTGATTAAAGGTTATGAAATTAAAAATAGGAATTTTGACTATAGTAAACTTAATAGCATTTATAGCACTATTATATATGTTTGATATATTTGGTGTTGTTAATTATTATACTTTAATGCGTAATAAAATAGCACCTAATGTACCGGGCTTTTTAACAAGATTCACTCAAAAACCTAGAGTAGAAGATATGACTCTTTTAGCAAGAGAAGATCTTAATAAGATGAGAGAATCATTCAATTTAAGAGAAAAAGATTTACAGGCTCAGGAATCTTTAATAGCAAGTAGAGCAATAGAATTGAATACTCAATCTGAATTAATAGAACAAGACAGACAAAATCTTTTAAATGCTTGGTCTAATTATCAGGCTACTATGGATGAATCTTCTCAGTATCAATTAGTATTGACAGATTTAGCTAATAAAATCAATAGTATGCCTCCTCAAAACTCTGTTGCATTACTTAATCAGTTGGCTGCCAATGGTTCTGATGACTTAATCATAGATGTATTATTAGAAATGGACTCTATAGCTGCTGCTGAAGGAAGAAACAGTACAACTTCTTATCTTTTAAGTTTGATGGATCCAAATGTAGCTGCTAGAATATTAGAGAAATATGAAGCAAGATCTAATCCTGGAAATAATACTGTACCTTCTTCGCCTAATGACTTCCCTAATTATTTGCCTGATCAGATGAATAATGACGCTATGCTTAATGAAGGCATAATGGATATGGGAGCATAAAACTTTATATTAAAAATAATAAGCCGTTTCTAAATATTTAGAAGCGGTTTTTTATTTTAACTTGAGTTTAAAAATCAATATTGACAAATAAAGGCTTATAGGGTATAACTTCATTTATCATCATTGGAGTTTTTTATATATGCTAAGATTAGCATTAATATTTGTTATATTATTTTCTTTTAATATTTATTCTCAGAATATTGATGATAAGCCTATGAAAATAAATAAGAATTATTTCACTGATGATGGTAATTTGAAAAACAATAGAAACTTATCCGTTTATGCTATTAGAAAATTAGATTTACAGATAAATAATTTTATGAGATGATAATATAAAAAATAATTATAGAAACAGAGTTAATGAAACAAAATATATAAATTATGGAGATTATATCTATGAAAAAAATTATATTAATATTTTTAGCAATATTTTCTTTTAATCTTTATTCTCAGAATATTGATGACAAGCCCATGAAAATAAATAAAAATTATTTCACTGATGATGGTAATTTGAAAAACAATAGAAACTTATCCGTTTATGCTATTAGAAAAATTAGATTCACAGATAAATCATCTTATGAAATGATAATATTAAAAAATAATTATTGGTATTATTACAGTCTATTTCAAATAGAGCAAAATAATAAATACAATTATATAGGAACTATAGCTTTTAAAAGTTTTAATCAAACAGAAGGACTTGTTGGAAATATAGTTTATAAAGATAATTTTTTCACTGTAGAGCATACTGTTATGTCTAATCTAAAAATGTATATAACATTCAAATATAATGATGATAAAAAAATATATTTAGATAAAGCTAGTATGATTGTAGATATTATTGATAATAGTACTATATCAAATACTAATGAAGCCAAAACAACTTCTAAGCAGGTTAATGGCAATGTAGTACCTAACAAGATTTTATACGAAGATGTTACAATGGATATGATATCAAAATTATTGAGTCTTGATTTATAATTATATTTTGTAAAAAATTATAGAAATATAATAAAAAATACAATATCAAAATCATTAAACATAGAGCTTAATAGTATGAGAGCATTTTTAGCATTAAACTTAAATAAAGAAATTAAAAATAAATATTCTAATATACTTAGAATAAATGAAAATATAGCAGAATTAAAAAAAGTATCAAAAGATAAAATGCATATAACGTTAGTATTCTTTGATAATATAAAAGAAGAGCAAATAGAATTAATAAAAAAAGAAGTGATAAACTCCTCACCTACCCCATTTAATATAAACTTTGAAAATATTTCTTACTTCACAAATAAATTCAAAGATATAAATGTAATATTCATAAAAGCAGCAAGCGAGGAATTAAAAAACTATGTCAAAACTTTAAGAAGCAATTTAGATAATATAAACAATCTTAAATACGACAAAAAAGATTTTAAATCTCATATCACATTAGCAAGAGTTAAAAAAGTTTATGATAATGAAAAATTAAAAGAAACTATTGAAGAAATAGATTTTACTTCATCATCTTTTATAGCTGATTCTATCACTTTATATTCAAGCGATTTTTATAATTATACAGAAATTTTCACTATCAATTTTTAATTAGTATAAAAATTATTATATAATTATTCTATGATGTAGCTATCAACTATCTCACCATAATAAGCTATATGATAATCTTTATTAGAACCGTAGAAACTGCTTTCAACATCTTGAGGATAAAATTGTTTCTTTATATCTTCCGGTATTTCTTTACTATCTTGCATTTGTTTATATATAACCTTACATTCAAGAGTCAAAGGAAGTTCTCTTAATCCGGGAACAGAAACTATATTAGAATCTTCCAAAGTTAAATTAAGTTCTTTTATTTTATCTGTATTAAGTCCGGATTTAGTACCGCATACTTTTATGATATTTCTATCTATATTATCAACAGGAATATTAACTGTAAACTCCGGATTTTCATCTAATAGTTTTCTTGTATATCTATTTTCTCTTATAAAGATTATAAATATATTTTTATTCCACTCTATTCCCAAACAGCCCCAAGAAACGGACATACTATTTACTTTTTCATTAGCTTTAGTTGTTATTAGAACACCTTTTTTAACTTCTTTAAGTATATGGCTTGCATAATCTAAAACATCTATTTTCTTTTTCATTTCAATTAACTCCTTAAAAATTAGATAAATTGTATAATAAATAATATAAAAAACAATGCATCAAATAAATATTTTTGAAATTTAATATTATTTACATTTTTGTCAATTAAAGTATAATTAAAAAGATAAACATAATATTTAATAATTACAAAGGCAAATTAATTTATGAATAAAATAAATAGAATATATATAGGCTATCCTCCATTTGAAAGCGACAGAGGAGTAGCATTATTATCACAGAACAGACAATTTCAATGGTTCAAGAGTCCTACATATATTTATCCTGTTGTTCCTGCAACTGCCGCCACTATGATAAAAAATGCAGGATACAATGTGGATTTCATTGATGCTATAGCTAGAAACATGACTACTAAAGAATGGCATCAATATTTAGAAGCAAATACACCTGATTTATTATTCTTTGAAGTGAAGACACCTGTTATATATAAAGCTTGGAAAATAGTTGATGATTTAAAAGAAAAATATCCTAATATGATTGTTGTTATTGCAGGCGATCATGTTACTGCTATGCCTGAAGAGACTATGAATAATTGCAAAGTTGATTATTTACTTACAGGCGGTGATTATGATTTCTTGCTATTAAATCTAATAGAATATTTAAATGGAAAAGCTCAATTAGAAAAAGGCATATACTACAGAGAATCAAACACTATAAAAAATACAGGCTTCTTTGAATTAAGACATGATTTAAAAAGCCTTCCATTTATAGACAGAGATTTAACTGAGTGGCAAAGATACGCTTATGATAACGGCAATTTTAAACGCATACCGGGAACTTATATAATGGCGGGAAGGGATTGCTGGCATCATAGATGTACTTTCTGTTCTTGGACTGGAATATATACAAATTTCCGTGCTAGAACTGCTGAAAATGTTGTTGATGAAGTGGACTTTCTTTACAACAAATACAATATAAGAGAGATAATGGACGATACAGGTTGTTTTCCAGTAAAGAAATGGCTTAATGATTTCTGTAATTATATGATAGATAAAAAGCTAAATAAAAAAGTTAATATAGACTGTAATATGCGTTTCGGTGCTTGTAATGAAGATGAATACAGACTAATGAAAAAAGCAGGATTCAGATTTTTATTATTTGGTTTAGAATCAGCAAGTCAAAATACATTGGACAGACTCATAAAAGGAAATAAAGTTGAAGAGATACTTCCTTCTTGTAAAGCAGCTTCCGATGCTGGACTTTCCCCTCATATCACAGTAATGCTTGGTTATCCTTGGGAAACTGAAGAAGATATTGAAAAAACTTATGAACTTACTAAAAAACTTCTTCTAAAAGGTTATGCTAAAACTATGCAGGCCACAATAATAATTCCGTATCCTGGTACAGAATTATTTAATCAATGTAAGAGAGAAAATTGGCTTACTACAGAAAATTGGGAAGATTATG encodes:
- the thpR gene encoding RNA 2',3'-cyclic phosphodiesterase, which encodes MRAFLALNLNKEIKNKYSNILRINENIAELKKVSKDKMHITLVFFDNIKEEQIELIKKEVINSSPTPFNINFENISYFTNKFKDINVIFIKAASEELKNYVKTLRSNLDNINNLKYDKKDFKSHITLARVKKVYDNEKLKETIEEIDFTSSSFIADSITLYSSDFYNYTEIFTINF
- a CDS encoding flavin reductase family protein, with the translated sequence MKKKIDVLDYASHILKEVKKGVLITTKANEKVNSMSVSWGCLGIEWNKNIFIIFIRENRYTRKLLDENPEFTVNIPVDNIDRNIIKVCGTKSGLNTDKIKELNLTLEDSNIVSVPGLRELPLTLECKVIYKQMQDSKEIPEDIKKQFYPQDVESSFYGSNKDYHIAYYGEIVDSYIIE
- a CDS encoding B12-binding domain-containing radical SAM protein translates to MNKINRIYIGYPPFESDRGVALLSQNRQFQWFKSPTYIYPVVPATAATMIKNAGYNVDFIDAIARNMTTKEWHQYLEANTPDLLFFEVKTPVIYKAWKIVDDLKEKYPNMIVVIAGDHVTAMPEETMNNCKVDYLLTGGDYDFLLLNLIEYLNGKAQLEKGIYYRESNTIKNTGFFELRHDLKSLPFIDRDLTEWQRYAYDNGNFKRIPGTYIMAGRDCWHHRCTFCSWTGIYTNFRARTAENVVDEVDFLYNKYNIREIMDDTGCFPVKKWLNDFCNYMIDKKLNKKVNIDCNMRFGACNEDEYRLMKKAGFRFLLFGLESASQNTLDRLIKGNKVEEILPSCKAASDAGLSPHITVMLGYPWETEEDIEKTYELTKKLLLKGYAKTMQATIIIPYPGTELFNQCKRENWLTTENWEDYDMRTAIMKTDVGEEKIKSWIQKLYNLSFTPQFLMHKVLSIRDLDDIKYYLRAFKKVSKVHLKDFE